One segment of Primulina tabacum isolate GXHZ01 chromosome 6, ASM2559414v2, whole genome shotgun sequence DNA contains the following:
- the LOC142549079 gene encoding multiprotein-bridging factor 1b: MAGISQDWEPVVIRKKAPTAAARKDEKAVNAARRSGAEIETIKKASAGTNKAASSGTSLNTRKLDEETENLSHDRVPTELKKAIMQARIDKKLTQSQLAQLINEKPQVIQEYESGKAIPNQQIISKLERALGAKLRGKK; this comes from the exons ATGGCTGGAATTTCTCAAGATTGGGAGCCAGTAGTGATCCGGAAGAAGGCGCCTACTGCCGCCGCGCGTAAAGATGAGAAAGCCGTCAACGCCGCCCGACGCTCGGGAGCTGAAATAGAAACCATAAAAAAGG CGAGTGCGGGAACAAACAAGGCTGCTTCAAGCGGCACCTCTTTGAACACTAGGAAACTTGATGAGGAAACAGAAAATTTGTCTC ATGACAGGGTTCCCACCGAATTGAAAAAGGCTATCATGCAAGCACGAATAGATAAGAAACTGACACAGTCTCAACTTGCTCAG TTAATAAATGAGAAACCCCAAGTCATTCAGGAATATGAATCTGGGAAGGCAATCCCAAATCAGCAGATAATTTCTAAACTTGAGCGGGCTCTTGGTGCGAAACTAAGAGGAAAGAAATAA